A window of the Brassica napus cultivar Da-Ae chromosome A2, Da-Ae, whole genome shotgun sequence genome harbors these coding sequences:
- the LOC106380833 gene encoding protein ORANGE-LIKE, chloroplastic-like, which translates to MMTTSFSSHPPLPPPPPPSSTSRSLLLFPSSHLKLPPRLLLHGRSTLSCSAAGTNNGPPPAGDSVPNNFCIIEGSETVQDFVQMQLQEIQDNIRSRRNKIFLLMEEVRRLRVQQRIKSVKAINEDENTVLEATEMPEIPSSIPFLPNVTPKTLKQLYLTSVALISGIIFFGGLIAPKLELKVGLGGTSYEDFIRSLHLPLQLSQVDPIVASFSGGAVGVISTLMLIEVNNVKQQEKKRCKYCLGTGYLPCAKCSASGVCLSIDPIKRTRASSLLLQAPTTERCLNCSGAGKVMCPTCLCTGMVTASEHDPRFDPFD; encoded by the exons ATGATGACGACGAGCTTCTCTTCtcatcctcctcttcctcctcctcctcctccatcaTCAACTTCCAGATCCCTACTCCTCTTCCCTTCATCTCACCTCAAACTCCCTCCTCGTCTTCTCTTACATGGCCGCTCTACACTCTCCTGCTCCGCCGCCGGCACCAACAACGGACCTCCTCCCGCCGGCGACTCTGTTCCAAA TAACTTCTGTATCATTGAGGGATCAGAGACGGTCCAAGACTTCGTGCAGATGCAGCTTCAGGAGATACAAGACAACATAAGGAGCAGACGCAATAAGATCTTTCTCCTCATGGAGGAAGTCAGGAGGCTACGCGTTCAGCAACGGATCAAGAGTGTTAAAGCCATCAACGAGGATGAGAACACTGTGCTCGAGGCGACGGAGATGCCTGAGATCCCTTCTTCCATTCCTTTTCTCCCTAACGTG aCGCCAAAGACTTTGAAACAACTCTACTTGACCAGTGTGGCTTTGATCTCTGGAATCATTTTCTTTGGTGGCTTGATTGCGCCTAAG CTTGAGCTTAAGGTAGGACTAGGTGGAACCTCGTATGAAGATTTCATAAGGAGCTTGCATTTACCCTTGCAATTAAG TCAAGTAGATCCCATTGTGGCATCATTTTCTGGAGGAGCGGTGGGTGTTATTTCAACATTGATGCTAATTGAAGTTAATAATGTTAAAcaacaagagaagaagaggtGCAAGTACTGCCTTGGGACtg GATACTTGCCATGCGCTAAATGTTCTGCAAGTGGTGTGTGCCTAAGCATTGATCCAATAAAACGAACTAGAGCTTCAAGCCTGCTTCTGCAAGCTCCGACAACGGAAAGGTGTCTGAACTGTTCCGGCGCAGGAAAG GTGATGTGTCCGACATGTCTATGTACTGGGATGGTCACAGCTAGTGAGCACGACCCACGATTTGACCCTTTCGACTAG